One segment of Scleropages formosus chromosome 23, fSclFor1.1, whole genome shotgun sequence DNA contains the following:
- the tmem222b gene encoding transmembrane protein 222 isoform X1 produces MADVAEIDTMKSYRGGFERIDADTSRYPYCIVWTPIPVLSWFFPFIGHMGICTSTGVIRDFAGPYFVSEDNMAFGRPTKYWKLDVNKVYTSGSNAWDTAVHDASEEYKHRMHNLCCDNCHSHVALALNLMRYDNSTSWNMVNLCLLSLIHGKHVSCAGFLKTWLPFLMLTGVFITVGLALNLR; encoded by the exons ATGGCGGATGTGGCCGAGATCGACACCATGAAGAGCTACCGCGGGGGCTTCGAGAGGATCGACGCGGACACGAGCCGCTATCCGTACTGCATCGTGTGGACCCCCATCCCCGTGCTGTC GTGGTTCTTCCCCTTCATCGGTCACATGGGCATCTGCACCTCCACGGGTGTGATCCGGGACTTCGCAGGGCCCTACTTTGTCTCG gagGACAACATGGCCTTTGGGAGACCAACAAA GTACTGGAAGCTGGACGTGAACAAGGTTTACACGAGCGGCTCGAACGCCTGGGACACTGCCGTGCACGATGCCTCTGAGGAGTACAAGCACAGGATG CACAACCTGTGCTGTGACAACTGCCACTCCCACGTTGCCCTGGCGCTCAACCTAATGCGCTATGACAACAGCACTTCCTGGAACATGGTGAACCTCTGCCTGCTGTCGCTCATCCACGGCAAGCATGTCAG CTGTGCAGGGTTCCTGAAGACCTGGCTACCCTTCCTGATGCTCACAGGAGTCTTCATCACTGTGGGTCTCGCGCTTAACCTACGGTGA
- the LOC108931837 gene encoding syntaxin-12-like isoform X3: protein MSRGTRDGPQQSPGIEGLVRTCSANVQRIAHRTAQMKTVMKQLESRTVQEDSELQDKLMQLQQNANHLTKETCKHMKDLVALPLPECPSQQVGVCVCVCVCVCWQRPPTPVLPVSLQRQQKIQRERLLKDFTAALEDLQAVQRRVSRQGAESAAKVPVASRLSGERGGRDNKEQVAPGWGGQGQTCENHLGSLCPPSKQDSLGQHDQSQESSLTQEDLEMVKERQANLLQLESDIMDVAHIFKDLTVLIQDQGDMLDSIQANVESTQERVEQGVERLHRATSRQQSSRKKMCFLALMMSLMMSLTTAALGTVWESSA from the exons ATGTCACGCGGGACGCGCGACGGTCCCCAGCAAAGCCCTGGGATCGAAGGGCTCGTCCGCACCTGCAGCGCCAACGTCCAGAGGATCGCGCACCGCA CGGCCCAGATGAAGACCGTGATGAAGCAGCTGGAGAGCCGGACGGTGCAGGAGGACAGTGAGCTGCAGGACAAACT GATGCAGCTGCAGCAAAATGCAAACCATCTGACCAAGGAGACCTGCAAACACATGAAGGACCTGGTTGCACTGCCACTGCCTGAGTGCCCTTCGCagcaggtgggtgtgtgtgtgtgtgtgtgtgtgtgtgtgtgttggcagagaccccccacccctgttctccctgtctccctCCAGAGGCAGCAAAAGATCCAGAGGGAACGCCTGCTGAAGGACTTCACAGCTGCTCTCGAGGACCTGCAGGCTGTCCAGCGGCGTGTGTCTCGCCAGGGGGCGGAGTCAGCGGCAAAAGTGCCAGTCGCGTCCCGCCTCTCT GGGGAGCGAGGTGGCCGTGACAACAAAGAGCAGGTGGCACCTGGGTGGGGGGGTCAGGGACAGACCTGTGAGAACCACCTAGgatcactgtgcccccccagcaAACAGGACAGCTTGGGACAACATGACCAATCACAGGAGAGCTCCCTCACACAGGAGGACCTAGAGATGGTCAAGGAGAGACAGGCGAACCTGCTTCAGCTGGAg TCCGACATCATGGATGTGGCTCACATCTTCAAGGATCTGACCGTATTGATCCAGGACCAGGGCGACATGCTTG ACAGCATACAGGCTAACGTGGAGAGCACACAGGAGCGGGTGGAGCAGGGTGTGGAGCGGCTCCACCGGGCCACCAGCCGACAG CAATCGTCCCGGAAGAAGATGTGCTTCCTGGCCCTCATGATGTCGCTGATGATGTCACTGACAACGGCGGCCCTCGGCACAGTCTGGGAGAGCAGCGCATGA
- the LOC108931837 gene encoding syntaxin-12-like isoform X2: MTFGPIVGNHRNCFLQEVSPPVGALVKVIRHQKWTPIFVCDLGSIPPALPCPLHAMSRGTRDGPQQSPGIEGLVRTCSANVQRIAHRTAQMKTVMKQLESRTVQEDSELQDKLMQLQQNANHLTKETCKHMKDLVALPLPECPSQQRQQKIQRERLLKDFTAALEDLQAVQRRVSRQGAESAAKVPVASRLSGERGGRDNKEQVAPGWGGQGQTCENHLGSLCPPSKQDSLGQHDQSQESSLTQEDLEMVKERQANLLQLESDIMDVAHIFKDLTVLIQDQGDMLDSIQANVESTQERVEQGVERLHRATSRQQSSRKKMCFLALMMSLMMSLTTAALGTVWESSA, translated from the exons ATGACATTCGGTCCCATCGTTGGTAACCATAGAAACTGCTTTCTGCAGGAGGTCTCTCCACCAGTTGGTGCTCTCGTGAAAGTGATCAGACACCAGAAATGGACTCCAATCTTTGTGTGTG ATCTTGGCAGCATCcctcctgccctgccctgccctctTCACGCCATGTCACGCGGGACGCGCGACGGTCCCCAGCAAAGCCCTGGGATCGAAGGGCTCGTCCGCACCTGCAGCGCCAACGTCCAGAGGATCGCGCACCGCA CGGCCCAGATGAAGACCGTGATGAAGCAGCTGGAGAGCCGGACGGTGCAGGAGGACAGTGAGCTGCAGGACAAACT GATGCAGCTGCAGCAAAATGCAAACCATCTGACCAAGGAGACCTGCAAACACATGAAGGACCTGGTTGCACTGCCACTGCCTGAGTGCCCTTCGCagcag AGGCAGCAAAAGATCCAGAGGGAACGCCTGCTGAAGGACTTCACAGCTGCTCTCGAGGACCTGCAGGCTGTCCAGCGGCGTGTGTCTCGCCAGGGGGCGGAGTCAGCGGCAAAAGTGCCAGTCGCGTCCCGCCTCTCT GGGGAGCGAGGTGGCCGTGACAACAAAGAGCAGGTGGCACCTGGGTGGGGGGGTCAGGGACAGACCTGTGAGAACCACCTAGgatcactgtgcccccccagcaAACAGGACAGCTTGGGACAACATGACCAATCACAGGAGAGCTCCCTCACACAGGAGGACCTAGAGATGGTCAAGGAGAGACAGGCGAACCTGCTTCAGCTGGAg TCCGACATCATGGATGTGGCTCACATCTTCAAGGATCTGACCGTATTGATCCAGGACCAGGGCGACATGCTTG ACAGCATACAGGCTAACGTGGAGAGCACACAGGAGCGGGTGGAGCAGGGTGTGGAGCGGCTCCACCGGGCCACCAGCCGACAG CAATCGTCCCGGAAGAAGATGTGCTTCCTGGCCCTCATGATGTCGCTGATGATGTCACTGACAACGGCGGCCCTCGGCACAGTCTGGGAGAGCAGCGCATGA
- the tmem222b gene encoding transmembrane protein 222 isoform X2: protein MADVAEIDTMKSYRGGFERIDADTSRYPYCIVWTPIPVLSWFFPFIGHMGICTSTGVIRDFAGPYFVSEDNMAFGRPTKYWKLDVNKVYTSGSNAWDTAVHDASEEYKHRMHNLCCDNCHSHVALALNLMRYDNSTSWNMVNLCLLSLIHGKHVSCAGFLKTWLPFLMLTGVFITTV, encoded by the exons ATGGCGGATGTGGCCGAGATCGACACCATGAAGAGCTACCGCGGGGGCTTCGAGAGGATCGACGCGGACACGAGCCGCTATCCGTACTGCATCGTGTGGACCCCCATCCCCGTGCTGTC GTGGTTCTTCCCCTTCATCGGTCACATGGGCATCTGCACCTCCACGGGTGTGATCCGGGACTTCGCAGGGCCCTACTTTGTCTCG gagGACAACATGGCCTTTGGGAGACCAACAAA GTACTGGAAGCTGGACGTGAACAAGGTTTACACGAGCGGCTCGAACGCCTGGGACACTGCCGTGCACGATGCCTCTGAGGAGTACAAGCACAGGATG CACAACCTGTGCTGTGACAACTGCCACTCCCACGTTGCCCTGGCGCTCAACCTAATGCGCTATGACAACAGCACTTCCTGGAACATGGTGAACCTCTGCCTGCTGTCGCTCATCCACGGCAAGCATGTCAG CTGTGCAGGGTTCCTGAAGACCTGGCTACCCTTCCTGATGCTCACAGGAGTCTTCATCACT ACAGTGTGA
- the LOC114909414 gene encoding keratinocyte differentiation factor 1-like, producing the protein MSGRMAGGLLEPRGGGGGGGGADPEDLDDLDAASPGKGFLRDANGRGFETIGFVPGSVESVRGARLSCASCSAPTAAGCRATACCLLTCGLYRACGRRLLRAPCLRTEEDEAAKPRPRPEGPVLREPGPLPSSSFRYPDVQVAGKRVPLQPPRASPPKRASSRRAEGKPRASVYSLEEPPDDGSEDGMDVDSLIAKKLLELYTQHQIEQLARCTSDSVFLSRTSHISQLIGDIQREHDLREEDAECRLVHGIIRLSARKHPGKGHGPKGTARRDETLPDSGNDTMADTTCSFDTEHEVKISEQTSTDRAARDMRASVRRAPSFGSPVSYSPTRPDPETASSGTPLLRLLSPA; encoded by the exons ATGTCTGGCAGGATGGCGGGAGGTCTTCTCGAGCCAAGGGgtgggggcggcggcggcggcggcgcggacCCCGAAGACCTCGACGACCTCGACGCGGCGTCCCCCGGGAAGGGTTTTCTGCGCGACGCCAACGGCCGCGGCTTCGAGACCATCGGCTTCGTCCCGGGCTCCGTGGAGTCGGTGCGCGGCGCCCGCCTGTCCTGCGCGTCCTGCTCCGCGCCGACCGCGGCCGGGTGCCGGGCGACCGCGTGCTGCCTGCTGACCTGCGGTCTGTACCGCGCTTGCGGTCGCCGCCTCCTCCGCGCGCCCTGCCTGAGGACGGAGGAGGACGAGGCGGCGAAGCCGCGGCCGCGGCCGGAGGGTCCCGTCCTGCGGGAGCCCGGGCCTCTGCCGAGCAGCAGCTTCCGCTACCCGGACGTCCAGGTGGCGGGCAAGAGGGTCCCTCTGCAGCCCCCGAGGGCCAGCCCCCCGAAACGGGCCTCGTCCCGCCGCGCCGAGGGGAAGCCCCGCGCCAGCGTCTACTCGCTCGAGGAGCCGCCGGACGACGGCAGCGAGGACGGCATGGACGTCGACTCGCTCATCGCCAAGAAGCTGCTCGAGCTGTACACGCAGCACCAGATCGAGCAGCTCGCCCGCTGCACTTCGGACTCGGTGTTCCTGAGCCGCACGAGCCACATCAGCCAGCTCATCGGCGACATCCAGCGGGAGCACGACCTGCGGGAGGAGGATGCCGAGTGCCGCCTCGTACACGGCATCATCCGCCTCAGCGCCCGCAAGCACCCCGGCAAAGGCCACGGCCCCAAGGGGACGGCGAGGCGGGACGAGACTCTGCCCGACAGCGGCAACGACACCATGGCGGACACCACCTGCAGCTTCGACA CCGAGCACGAGGTCAAGATCTCCGAGCAGACGTCGACAGACAGAGCGGCCAGAGACATGAGGGCGAGCGTCCGCCGAG CTCCCAGCTTCGGCTCGCCCGTCTCGTACTCGCCCACCCGCCCCGACCCGGAGACGGCCTCCTCGGGGACCCCGCTGCTGCGGCTGCTGAGCCCAGCGTGA
- the LOC108931837 gene encoding syntaxin-12-like isoform X1: MTFGPIVGNHRNCFLQEVSPPVGALVKVIRHQKWTPIFVCDLGSIPPALPCPLHAMSRGTRDGPQQSPGIEGLVRTCSANVQRIAHRTAQMKTVMKQLESRTVQEDSELQDKLMQLQQNANHLTKETCKHMKDLVALPLPECPSQQVGVCVCVCVCVCWQRPPTPVLPVSLQRQQKIQRERLLKDFTAALEDLQAVQRRVSRQGAESAAKVPVASRLSGERGGRDNKEQVAPGWGGQGQTCENHLGSLCPPSKQDSLGQHDQSQESSLTQEDLEMVKERQANLLQLESDIMDVAHIFKDLTVLIQDQGDMLDSIQANVESTQERVEQGVERLHRATSRQQSSRKKMCFLALMMSLMMSLTTAALGTVWESSA, encoded by the exons ATGACATTCGGTCCCATCGTTGGTAACCATAGAAACTGCTTTCTGCAGGAGGTCTCTCCACCAGTTGGTGCTCTCGTGAAAGTGATCAGACACCAGAAATGGACTCCAATCTTTGTGTGTG ATCTTGGCAGCATCcctcctgccctgccctgccctctTCACGCCATGTCACGCGGGACGCGCGACGGTCCCCAGCAAAGCCCTGGGATCGAAGGGCTCGTCCGCACCTGCAGCGCCAACGTCCAGAGGATCGCGCACCGCA CGGCCCAGATGAAGACCGTGATGAAGCAGCTGGAGAGCCGGACGGTGCAGGAGGACAGTGAGCTGCAGGACAAACT GATGCAGCTGCAGCAAAATGCAAACCATCTGACCAAGGAGACCTGCAAACACATGAAGGACCTGGTTGCACTGCCACTGCCTGAGTGCCCTTCGCagcaggtgggtgtgtgtgtgtgtgtgtgtgtgtgtgtgtgttggcagagaccccccacccctgttctccctgtctccctCCAGAGGCAGCAAAAGATCCAGAGGGAACGCCTGCTGAAGGACTTCACAGCTGCTCTCGAGGACCTGCAGGCTGTCCAGCGGCGTGTGTCTCGCCAGGGGGCGGAGTCAGCGGCAAAAGTGCCAGTCGCGTCCCGCCTCTCT GGGGAGCGAGGTGGCCGTGACAACAAAGAGCAGGTGGCACCTGGGTGGGGGGGTCAGGGACAGACCTGTGAGAACCACCTAGgatcactgtgcccccccagcaAACAGGACAGCTTGGGACAACATGACCAATCACAGGAGAGCTCCCTCACACAGGAGGACCTAGAGATGGTCAAGGAGAGACAGGCGAACCTGCTTCAGCTGGAg TCCGACATCATGGATGTGGCTCACATCTTCAAGGATCTGACCGTATTGATCCAGGACCAGGGCGACATGCTTG ACAGCATACAGGCTAACGTGGAGAGCACACAGGAGCGGGTGGAGCAGGGTGTGGAGCGGCTCCACCGGGCCACCAGCCGACAG CAATCGTCCCGGAAGAAGATGTGCTTCCTGGCCCTCATGATGTCGCTGATGATGTCACTGACAACGGCGGCCCTCGGCACAGTCTGGGAGAGCAGCGCATGA